Proteins encoded by one window of Mycolicibacterium cosmeticum:
- the cmk gene encoding (d)CMP kinase — translation MSEALTVALDGPAGTGKSSVSRGLAHALNARYLNTGAMYRIVTLAVLRAGVDLADADAVAEVADEAELAVGYDPDYDTAFLAGEDVSAEIRGDEVTAAVSAVSAIPAVRARLVQLQRELAAGEGAVVVEGRDIGTVVLPDADVKIFLTASAQERARRRNAQNVANGLPDDYDAVLADVQRRDHLDSTRAVSPLRAADDALVVDTSAMTESEVVTHLADLVVQRAGAYK, via the coding sequence GTGAGTGAGGCGCTGACGGTGGCCCTGGACGGGCCCGCGGGTACCGGAAAGTCTTCGGTGTCAAGGGGTTTGGCGCACGCGCTGAATGCCCGCTACCTGAACACCGGGGCCATGTACCGGATTGTCACCCTGGCGGTGCTGCGCGCCGGAGTCGACCTCGCCGACGCCGACGCGGTGGCCGAGGTGGCCGACGAGGCCGAGCTGGCCGTGGGGTACGACCCCGACTACGACACGGCTTTCCTTGCCGGCGAAGACGTTTCGGCCGAGATCCGTGGCGACGAGGTGACCGCGGCGGTGTCGGCGGTCTCGGCGATTCCGGCGGTGCGGGCGCGGCTGGTGCAGTTGCAGCGCGAGCTGGCCGCCGGTGAGGGGGCCGTGGTGGTCGAGGGCCGCGATATCGGCACGGTGGTGCTGCCCGACGCCGACGTGAAGATCTTCTTGACGGCCTCCGCGCAGGAGCGGGCCCGCCGGCGCAACGCGCAGAACGTCGCCAACGGCCTGCCCGACGACTACGACGCGGTGCTCGCCGACGTGCAGCGGCGCGACCACCTGGACTCCACCCGCGCGGTGTCGCCGCTGCGGGCCGCCGACGACGCGCTGGTCGTCGACACCAGCGCGATGACCGAGTCCGAGGTGGTCACCCATCTGGCCGATCTGGTGGTGCAGCGGGCCGGGGCCTACAAATGA
- a CDS encoding pseudouridine synthase codes for MTEPEGVRLQKVLSQAGVASRRVAERMITDGRVEVDGRIVTELGTRVDPENAEIRVDGTRIQLNDDLMYLAINKERGMHSTMSDDRGRPCVGDLVEHRVRGNKHLFHVGRLDADTEGLLILTNDGELAHRLMHPSYEVPKTYVATVLGSVPRGLGRKLKDGVELDDGPAHVDDFAVVDTLPGKTLVRVTLHEGRKRIVRRLLAAVGFPVQALVRTDIGSVNLGEMRPGSIRVLTRKEIGELYKAVGM; via the coding sequence ATGACCGAGCCAGAAGGCGTGCGACTGCAGAAGGTGCTGTCGCAGGCCGGGGTTGCCTCGCGCCGCGTCGCCGAGCGGATGATCACCGACGGCCGGGTGGAGGTGGACGGCCGGATCGTCACCGAGCTGGGCACCCGGGTCGACCCGGAGAACGCCGAGATCCGGGTGGACGGCACCCGCATCCAACTGAACGACGACCTGATGTACCTGGCGATCAACAAGGAACGCGGAATGCACTCCACCATGTCCGACGACAGGGGCCGACCCTGCGTCGGCGACCTGGTGGAGCACCGGGTGCGGGGCAACAAGCACCTGTTCCACGTCGGCCGGCTGGACGCCGACACCGAGGGACTGCTGATCCTCACCAATGACGGTGAGCTGGCGCACCGGCTGATGCACCCCTCCTACGAGGTGCCCAAGACCTACGTCGCGACCGTGCTGGGCAGCGTCCCGCGCGGACTGGGCCGCAAGCTCAAGGACGGGGTGGAACTCGACGACGGCCCGGCCCATGTGGACGACTTCGCGGTGGTCGACACCCTGCCCGGCAAGACGCTGGTGCGGGTGACCCTGCATGAAGGACGCAAGCGGATCGTGCGCCGACTGCTGGCGGCGGTCGGTTTCCCGGTGCAGGCGTTGGTGCGCACCGATATCGGATCGGTGAATCTGGGGGAGATGCGGCCGGGCAGTATCCGGGTGTTGACCCGCAAGGAGATCGGTGAGTTGTACAAGGCGGTGGGGATGTGA
- the scpB gene encoding SMC-Scp complex subunit ScpB, with product MTDDMTDTETRVDLGTEVAEPSELDSDVTLDDLATDADLALDDAELLAVLEALLLVVDAPASVDALAAAVDQSAERVEATLRQLAADLTARDSGIDLREAGGGWRMYTRARYAPYVERLLLDGARSKLTRAALETLAVVAYRQPVTRARVSAVRGVNVDAVMRTLLARGLIIEAGTDADSGAVTFATTELFLERLGLSSLADLPDIAPLLPDVDVIDDLSENLSDEPRFAKLDATGNAPEAPPAIDVDKD from the coding sequence ATGACCGACGACATGACCGACACCGAAACGCGTGTCGATCTGGGCACCGAGGTCGCCGAACCGTCCGAACTCGACAGCGACGTCACCCTCGACGACCTCGCGACCGACGCAGACCTCGCGCTCGACGATGCCGAACTGCTCGCGGTGCTGGAGGCCCTGCTGCTGGTGGTGGACGCCCCGGCGTCGGTGGATGCGCTGGCCGCGGCGGTGGATCAGTCCGCCGAACGGGTCGAGGCCACGCTGCGGCAGCTGGCCGCCGACCTGACCGCCCGCGACAGCGGGATCGACCTCCGCGAGGCCGGTGGTGGCTGGCGGATGTACACCCGCGCCCGGTACGCCCCGTATGTGGAACGGTTGCTGCTCGACGGCGCCCGCTCCAAGCTGACCAGGGCGGCGCTGGAGACTTTGGCGGTGGTGGCCTATCGCCAGCCGGTGACCCGGGCCCGGGTCAGTGCGGTGCGCGGCGTCAACGTCGATGCCGTGATGCGCACGCTGCTGGCACGCGGCCTGATCATCGAGGCCGGCACCGATGCCGACAGCGGGGCAGTGACTTTCGCGACCACCGAGCTGTTCCTGGAGCGGCTCGGGTTGTCCTCGCTCGCCGATCTGCCCGATATCGCGCCGCTGCTGCCCGATGTCGATGTGATCGACGATCTCAGCGAAAACCTCAGCGACGAGCCGAGATTCGCGAAGCTGGACGCGACCGGTAATGCGCCTGAGGCGCCGCCGGCGATCGATGTGGACAAGGACTGA
- a CDS encoding segregation/condensation protein A: protein MSAEPEPATAQTGFQVRLSNFEGPFDLLLQLIFAHRMDVTEVALHRVTDDFIAYTKEIGRQLELDETTAFLVIAATLLDLKAARLLPAGEVQDEEDLALLEVRDLLFARLLQYRAFKHVAEMFAELEAAALRSYPRSVALEPRFEELLPEVTLGVDALRFAEIAASAFTPRPVPTVRLDHLHVQPVSVPEQAMRLMGLLEQRGVGGWSSFGELVAGCDVMQIVGSFLALLELYRARAVTFEQPEPLGVLQVSWTGDRPTNEHLAAAVEEDQ from the coding sequence GTGAGCGCCGAACCCGAGCCGGCCACCGCGCAGACGGGTTTCCAGGTCCGGCTCAGCAATTTCGAGGGTCCCTTCGACCTGCTGCTGCAGTTGATCTTCGCCCATCGCATGGATGTCACCGAGGTTGCCCTGCACCGGGTGACCGACGACTTCATCGCCTACACGAAGGAGATCGGCCGCCAGCTGGAGCTGGACGAGACGACGGCGTTCCTGGTGATTGCCGCCACATTGCTGGACCTGAAAGCGGCGCGACTGCTGCCGGCCGGTGAGGTGCAGGACGAGGAGGACCTGGCCCTGCTGGAGGTGCGCGACCTGCTGTTCGCGCGGCTGCTGCAGTACCGGGCGTTCAAGCACGTGGCCGAGATGTTCGCCGAGCTGGAGGCCGCCGCCCTGCGCAGCTATCCCCGCTCGGTGGCCTTGGAACCCCGCTTCGAGGAACTGTTACCCGAGGTCACCCTGGGTGTGGACGCGTTGCGGTTCGCCGAGATCGCCGCGTCCGCGTTCACCCCGCGGCCGGTGCCGACGGTGCGGCTGGACCACCTGCACGTCCAGCCGGTGTCGGTGCCCGAGCAGGCGATGCGGCTGATGGGGCTGCTGGAGCAGCGCGGGGTCGGCGGGTGGTCGTCCTTCGGTGAGCTGGTCGCGGGGTGTGACGTGATGCAGATCGTGGGCAGCTTCCTGGCGCTATTGGAGCTCTACCGGGCCAGGGCGGTAACATTCGAGCAACCAGAACCGCTTGGTGTGCTCCAGGTTTCGTGGACCGGGGATCGGCCTACCAACGAACACCTCGCCGCCGCAGTGGAAGAAGACCAATGA
- a CDS encoding ParA family protein — MSDDGSLHLGIEPQPEVGLTGRPPRDIPEPAPRTSHGPAKVIAMCNQKGGVGKTTSTINLGASLAEYGRRVLLVDLDPQGALSAGLGVPHYELEHTVHNLLVEPRVSIDQVLIKTRVSGLDLVPSNIDLSAAEIQLVNEVGREQSLARALYPVLDRYDYVLIDCQPSLGLLTVNGLACADGVIIPTECEFFSLRGLALLTDTVDKVRDRLNPKLDISGILVTRYDPRTVNAREVMARVVERFGDLVFDTVITRTVRFPETSVAGEPITSWAPKSGGAQAYRSLAREVIHRFGS; from the coding sequence ACGGCAGCCTCCACCTCGGAATCGAACCCCAGCCCGAGGTGGGCCTCACCGGCCGGCCGCCCCGCGACATCCCCGAACCGGCCCCGCGCACCAGCCACGGCCCCGCCAAGGTGATCGCGATGTGCAACCAGAAGGGCGGCGTCGGCAAGACCACCTCGACCATCAACCTGGGTGCCAGCCTGGCCGAGTACGGCCGGCGGGTGCTGCTGGTGGACCTGGACCCGCAGGGCGCCCTGTCGGCCGGACTCGGGGTGCCGCATTACGAGCTGGAACACACCGTGCACAACCTGCTGGTCGAGCCGCGGGTGTCGATCGACCAGGTGCTCATCAAGACCCGGGTCAGCGGGCTGGACCTGGTGCCCAGCAATATCGACCTGTCGGCGGCGGAGATCCAGCTGGTCAACGAGGTGGGTCGGGAGCAGTCGCTGGCCCGCGCGCTCTACCCGGTGCTCGACCGCTACGACTATGTGCTGATCGACTGCCAGCCCTCGCTCGGCCTGCTCACGGTCAACGGCCTGGCCTGCGCCGACGGGGTGATCATCCCGACCGAATGCGAGTTCTTCTCGCTGCGGGGGCTGGCACTGCTCACCGACACCGTCGACAAGGTGCGCGACCGGCTGAACCCGAAACTCGACATCAGCGGCATCCTGGTGACCCGGTATGACCCCCGCACCGTGAACGCGCGCGAGGTGATGGCGCGGGTGGTGGAACGGTTCGGGGACCTGGTGTTCGACACCGTCATCACCCGCACGGTGCGCTTCCCGGAGACCAGCGTCGCGGGCGAGCCCATCACCTCGTGGGCGCCGAAATCCGGTGGCGCCCAAGCGTATCGGTCGTTGGCTCGCGAGGTCATCCACCGGTTCGGTTCGTGA